CTAATATCATATAAGCCACGAGCATACAAAGCATGAGCGGTATTGTCACTTGCGATACCTTGAGCATCGTATTCGGTATATTTACCTGCATAGTGACCTGATAATGTTAATGGTCGCGTTGGATGGTAGTTACCGCTCCATGACCAGACAATAGCATCCTTTTGATAAGGGTCATCACCAGTGGCATTATCATCTAAGCGATATTCAAGCTTGGCCAGCATATCAAGCTGATTGCTATCGTAGTCGCGATAGGCAGCACCAAGTTGAAAGCGATTGATAGTCCGATGACCATCGTCATAATCAACTTTTGAATAAATATCTTTGGCTAATAAAGTCACTTCATCGTTATAGCGATAGGCAACGCCAGCACTACCTAATAAGGTGTCACTGGTATCGCCCCAGCGTTTTTCTAGGCGCCCTGATGCTTTGTAATTTTCGTTAGCAAGGTATTCAACGCCAAAACCTGCTGCAGTTGAGGTACTGTCTTTCTCACCCTCTAAAGATTCGACACGCTCGAGTAAAGTATTAAGCGTCAAACCTTTTTGCACATACCATTTATTCTTTAGACCAATGGCAGCTTCCGCTTCGCGAGCACTGATGGCATCACGCATACGGTATTCACTATAAACCTTGCCATCTTTCATATAAGTGGCATCAAAGCCGACAACAGTGCGTTGACGCTCCTCAGAATCGTCTAAACCATAGCTGCCAGACAAGCTATTGATTAAATCATGGCGAGCATAAAGTCGACCTAAATTACCCAGTGCTGTTTCACCGCCGATAGAGGTTGCGTTACGTGAGCTGTGTTCAATATCTTGCTCATACTCAGCAAATACCAATGAGTTATTTAGCTTTGGCAAACGCGCGGTTAGACGGGCGCGGGCAGTGGTGCCTTCGATATCTTTTTCAGTGTTGCTGACGTTGCTTAGCGCAGATTGATTAATGATGTCATCATTTGCAAAAGTATCATTAGTAATATCCACCACATCTGTTGCTGCTTGGATATTACGTGAGGCTGCTGCTTCTTGTTTATAGTAGCGTACACCAATTTCACCAACGATATTTTTGCTTAAACGCTGTTCGATACTGGCCTGTACGCCTTCAGTACTTGCATCAGTAATATGATCTTCTGTGCGTACGCCTTCAAGTTTAAGCGCAGTCTTTTTCTCGTTTAAAGTGTGGATGATTTCGATGCCAGATTCGGTACGACCAGCAGTTTGTGGTGACGCGCCAGTGACAAAACCGATATCGGTATCGTTATGATAGGCTTTTGCACGGGTATGTTTTTTATTATCATAGTCAAGCTCGATACGTAGAGCGTCACCCTCAGCATTATCGCCTGTTAGTTTGTCCGCATTGATCTGATTGCTTGGCTCGAAATTTGGATTCTCAGCTTTGTTTTTGGCATATTCTGCGACCAGTTTTAGCTTGTCATTAAGTTTAACCACAGTATTAACGCTAGCAAGCTCTTCTTTATTAAGTGGATCATCACTATTAATATAGCTGCCACCGATGGCAATTTTATCAGTCAATTGTCGTTTAGCAGCGACGCCACCTACCCAATATTTCTCACCACCTTCATCAACTTCGACAGTAACGCGTAGGTAGATAGGGTTGCCATCGATATCTTGGCTAGCAATCGGTGATTTTAGATATAAGCTACGGCTAATAGGATCAATTTCATAATCAGCAAAGCGCGTCAAGGTCTCACGGCGCACAATACGTCCAGGATTATTAGCATCACGGGTGATTACTTCTATAGTTTCTGAATTTTCTAATACTGCATCAAAATCATTAGCAAGCGGGTAAGGACCTGAAATGCCCAAACCACGAGTTTCATTGACACGCTGTGAGGTGCTTGTTTCAGCGGCAAAAGCAGTAATACGCGTGTTGCTATCTTCAAACTGGGCTTTGACACCAGTCAGTGTACGATTGTATTGACCGAGCTTAATACCTTCATCGTTGTCAATTTGAGTCTTTAAGTCGCCATACATGGCAAATGAGCGACCTTTATCTAGACGTACATATAGCTTGCTCGTCGATTGCGCATCAAAACCTTTGGCTGATGAGTCGCCGTAAACTGGATAGTATTCGCCCGGCTCGATATCACGGAACAGGCGCTCGCCTTTTTTGTCGCTGTCATAAGCAAGCGTTAATAGATAATCACCGCGTACTTTGCCTTTTAAGAACATTGCCGCACGACCCGTCGCTGAGTAATCATCGTTACCGGCTATTTCGCGTAATTCTTTTTCAAATGCACCTTGTGCGTCAGTGATATTACTACCATCAAAGTCTTTGAGCGCTATCGCGCCTTCAACGATACCAACAGCTATTAATGGACGCAATTGAGCCGTAAACTGTAGCGGAATTACTTGCTTATTGCTGCCTGTATCGATGATCATCTCACCTTTACCGGGTACGCTTGGCGCAGTCACGGAGATCAATAGCTCACCACCATTGACAGTAACTTGCGTGCCGGCTTGGTCTTTACTGCTGTCTGCCAAGTTGATACGACCAATATTGGTATCAATGGTGATAGGAGTTGATGCTATATAAGGACGACCATCACGATCTTTTAGACTGATAACGATTTGATAATCGCTGACGCCGTCTGCTGCCACCAGTTGTTTTTGGGTACGATAACTAATAGATTGTAAAATATCCGGTGTTAATACCTTGATAGTTTGCTCAGAGATAACTTTGCCATTCACGTCGGTTGCGACACCGCGTAAAGTATTAGTGCCACGCTTTAAATCGACTGCGTAATAATCAAATGCAGTGACATTTTGCTTTTGTTGTTCAGCCGTTTTACCGATTTGTTCTCTTGATATGGCTTTACCGTTGGCATATAGAGTGAAAATAGAGCCCAGTGGGGCTTGTACCTGTACCATTTGTTTATAAGTGCTGAGCTGCTGACCTTCACTCAAATTAATGAAAGAGACATTATTAGTT
The window above is part of the Psychrobacter cryohalolentis K5 genome. Proteins encoded here:
- a CDS encoding DUF11 domain-containing protein; this encodes MTLSVMTPSNRIALCTAKISALSLAMLLMQSNIALAAPNPLLQSIKNTAESSYIISNGTNFNLNSTSNQVSVESSAFPQYGISLTSPPTKTIAPGLTVSWKNLLTNTSYSDQTIDLSLTIPNSLSNIKLYQDLNNDGRFDDGVDKEIKLNNNLTAQIALGQSESIELTIQALSDTNAKADDTASIQLGAAVVEDPSITALVSDELIIVETRLDFMLYSWDGYRRTSQVGENIYLEASCAKCNVQDNKRDQVWITITSSKTGDTYSLKALETGDNTGKFRIEVPTENNANTINDDIIQTLEGANLVAKLDAYIDSQGISQKITENISTNIAIVNDIPTLQVTKEGDVKTASLGDYVNYTINIKNDGTSTAYNVELKDALPRGFDYVGGSVSIDKAQTTEFKTDGKYQVLSLGNMDAKTSKDITYRVLVGSSALGGDGINRATAIAKTEQDQSLVSREAQWKVEVDRGVMNTDGIIVGKVYHDINRDGIQQKQNGELGVAGVRIYMENGNFAVTDPEGKYNFYGISAKTHVLKVDRTTIPNATELVTQSNRNAGDAGSRFVDLKYGELHRADFGIVGGMADSTERLNAELVARSKSIGAKNDRLEQAVKSELTLDPDYNRDNKDNINASGCKSNDVLDAGIQCDSAIVNEMVNPSANRVEMAITKIAPPVEKELEEYLKEVATNNVSFINLSEGQQLSTYKQMVQVQAPLGSIFTLYANGKAISREQIGKTAEQQKQNVTAFDYYAVDLKRGTNTLRGVATDVNGKVISEQTIKVLTPDILQSISYRTQKQLVAADGVSDYQIVISLKDRDGRPYIASTPITIDTNIGRINLADSSKDQAGTQVTVNGGELLISVTAPSVPGKGEMIIDTGSNKQVIPLQFTAQLRPLIAVGIVEGAIALKDFDGSNITDAQGAFEKELREIAGNDDYSATGRAAMFLKGKVRGDYLLTLAYDSDKKGERLFRDIEPGEYYPVYGDSSAKGFDAQSTSKLYVRLDKGRSFAMYGDLKTQIDNDEGIKLGQYNRTLTGVKAQFEDSNTRITAFAAETSTSQRVNETRGLGISGPYPLANDFDAVLENSETIEVITRDANNPGRIVRRETLTRFADYEIDPISRSLYLKSPIASQDIDGNPIYLRVTVEVDEGGEKYWVGGVAAKRQLTDKIAIGGSYINSDDPLNKEELASVNTVVKLNDKLKLVAEYAKNKAENPNFEPSNQINADKLTGDNAEGDALRIELDYDNKKHTRAKAYHNDTDIGFVTGASPQTAGRTESGIEIIHTLNEKKTALKLEGVRTEDHITDASTEGVQASIEQRLSKNIVGEIGVRYYKQEAAASRNIQAATDVVDITNDTFANDDIINQSALSNVSNTEKDIEGTTARARLTARLPKLNNSLVFAEYEQDIEHSSRNATSIGGETALGNLGRLYARHDLINSLSGSYGLDDSEERQRTVVGFDATYMKDGKVYSEYRMRDAISAREAEAAIGLKNKWYVQKGLTLNTLLERVESLEGEKDSTSTAAGFGVEYLANENYKASGRLEKRWGDTSDTLLGSAGVAYRYNDEVTLLAKDIYSKVDYDDGHRTINRFQLGAAYRDYDSNQLDMLAKLEYRLDDNATGDDPYQKDAIVWSWSGNYHPTRPLTLSGHYAGKYTEYDAQGIASDNTAHALYARGLYDISERWDIGLQAGTYWNKQANDLAYLVGAEVGYNPMNNLWLSLGYNFMGFEDEDIAYDDTTIEGAYFRLRFKFDEDLFKREDPRKNKRAAPVSSTL